The window TCTTATACTTCTTAGGAATATCGGAGGCGAGGGAAAGCTCAAAGGCAAAAAGAAGCAACAAAATCCCCACCAACAAAACCCGTCTCATCTAAGCCTCCTTCATCTAACCGCCTATTATAACTCATATACAAAGGGAGAGCAATCTCAGGATAAAAAGAAAGGGGGCTCCCCAAAGGAGCCCCCACCACAATCATACCAGATTAGAAGATGAACCGAGCAGCAATCTGGACAATCCGCGGATCGAGAATACCACGAACCACATTGAACTCAGAGCCAGTCTGACCCTCCAGGGAAGTAGCGGTGTTCGAGTTCAGCACATTGAAAATATTGGCGAGAACATCAACCTTCCCATACTTGCCCAGGTTGAACCGCTTCTCCACCCGAATATCTCCGTAGTTGAGGGTGGGAGAGAACCGGGAACCCTTCGGCTCCACATTGATATCGTAGCTTCCCAGAGGATTAAGACCATACACCCGGAGCCAACGGGTGTAAGGACGACCGGAAAGGATGCGCCAGTAGGTGCTCACATGGATGCCATAAGGAAGGATGAAGTGACCGGTTATCTTCAGCTGATGGCGACGGGAAAGCGAGAGATTCCCCTCCGCATTGATGTGATAGTTCGGGTTGTCGAAGTAGGAAGCACCGGTCCAGGTAGCGTCGAAGTCGAGGTCCATCAACCCAGTGGCATGGGCATAAACATAGGAGACCATCAACGACCAATTATCCGCCATCCGCTTGTTGAACACCGCCTGAAGTGCCCAGTAATTACGATAGCAATGGGGCGGGTTGGTTACATAATATTGCCAAGCAGAGTTCCCTGGTCTCAGGCTGTAAACGGTGATGGTGCCATCATCGGCGGTACCGGTAATCCCATCCTCACCGGGATCGGTCACCGTCACCGGTTCGAACAGCTCCCACCGCCAATCGCCCTTGTTAACATCAAAGAGGTAGATGTCCACATCCTCGAGGAACCTGGTCTGCGGTTTGTAGATGGCGGAAAAGCTAACCCCAATATTGGGTCTCAGCTCCTGCTCCCAGCTGAGAACGAACTGATCGGTGTAGGGCGGTTTGGCGTTCGGGTCTATCGTCTTGTTGATGCCCTGCTGATAGGTGGAGTAGATCCTAAAATCGTTGTTATTGAAGTTCTTGTCCCAACCGCTATACCAGTAAGCCCGATAGTAATACCAGCCATTCGGGTTCACGGTGCAGAAATACTGGATGATATCGGCTGCGTAATACCGCCCATAGCTGAACTTGACCACCGATTTCCCATCGCCGAACACATCGTAGGTAACGCCTAACCGGGGGGAGAAGGTGTTCCAGGGAGCGATCGGACTGTAGCTCTTTTCCACGAATCCACCCTTGGGGATAATGCCGGTATTCCGCTCGTAGCGCACGCCTGCATTGATGGTCACCTTGTTGGTCAGGCTCCAAGTATCTTGAGCAAAGGCAGCATAATACCGCTTGATATCGTGCCGGCTGAAGGGATAGTAGAAGTAAGCCTTATACGGCTTACCGTTTTTGGTGTAAAGGCGGACGCCAAGTTTATTCCCCTCCTCATCGGTGTAGTAATATTCGGTATTATAAGCGACAGAGCGGATGTCCCAGGACTTCTCGAACTCGCCACCGAACTTGAACTCGTGCTTCCCATACCAATTATCCACAAAGTAGGTGAGCACTCCGTTATACTGACCGCGGTTCCGCTGATAGTGATCGTAGTAACCATAGCTACCGGAATACATCCTGGTAACCGTATCGTAGATACGGCATTTCTCGTTCTTCGGGTCGAGGTTGAAGTCGAAATCGACATAAGCGGCCCGGGCGATTAGGAACATATTGTCGTTGAATATATGGGTCCACTGCCCATTGTAGACATTGGTCGGGGTAACCTGAATCCAGGTGCACTCCTCAGGTCTCTGCCAGCTCGCTCCTCGATGATGGCGCTGGTAGTCGGTGCGGTTGTACATCCCCATAAACTTGTTCTTAGCAGAGGGCTGATAGGTCACCTTGAACATACCGGCATAGCGCATCCTGTCATAGGGGATCGCCGCACCATTCTCATCAACATAACCCTCCACATACTCAATAGAGTTGTACCGCCAATAGTTTCCGTAGAACCAGACCTTGTCCTTGGCAAAAGGACCACCCAAGCTGAGGGTCCAATCATACTCATGGTCGAAGCCAACCGCCTGCCCCTCAAACGGGGTACCTTTGGTGTTATCGGACTGGAGGCTCTTGTTCCGATAGAAGAGGACCTCCTCACCATGGAACTCATTACCACCAGACTTGGTGATGGCGTTCACCACCGCGCCCTGAACATTACCGTACTCCGCACTCTGCCCACCAACCGAAACCTCAAGCTCCTCAATGGCATCAAACCCAATCCGGAAGAACGGGGTACCGGTCACCGGATCGCCGAGGTTCACCCCGTCGAAGTTGTAGGCGTTCCCACGAACATCAGAACCATGAGCAGTATCCCCGGTTACACCAGGAGCGAAGTTGAAGATAGCGAACATACTCCGAGTACTCGGCAGGTGACGCAGAAGATCAGTAGTGAAGTTCACACTGATGGTGGTCGACTGCTTATCCACTACCGGCGACTCACCGGTAACCGTTATCGTCTCCGCTACCGCCGCCAC of the Acidobacteriota bacterium genome contains:
- a CDS encoding TonB-dependent receptor: VAAVAETITVTGESPVVDKQSTTISVNFTTDLLRHLPSTRSMFAIFNFAPGVTGDTAHGSDVRGNAYNFDGVNLGDPVTGTPFFRIGFDAIEELEVSVGGQSAEYGNVQGAVVNAITKSGGNEFHGEEVLFYRNKSLQSDNTKGTPFEGQAVGFDHEYDWTLSLGGPFAKDKVWFYGNYWRYNSIEYVEGYVDENGAAIPYDRMRYAGMFKVTYQPSAKNKFMGMYNRTDYQRHHRGASWQRPEECTWIQVTPTNVYNGQWTHIFNDNMFLIARAAYVDFDFNLDPKNEKCRIYDTVTRMYSGSYGYYDHYQRNRGQYNGVLTYFVDNWYGKHEFKFGGEFEKSWDIRSVAYNTEYYYTDEEGNKLGVRLYTKNGKPYKAYFYYPFSRHDIKRYYAAFAQDTWSLTNKVTINAGVRYERNTGIIPKGGFVEKSYSPIAPWNTFSPRLGVTYDVFGDGKSVVKFSYGRYYAADIIQYFCTVNPNGWYYYRAYWYSGWDKNFNNNDFRIYSTYQQGINKTIDPNAKPPYTDQFVLSWEQELRPNIGVSFSAIYKPQTRFLEDVDIYLFDVNKGDWRWELFEPVTVTDPGEDGITGTADDGTITVYSLRPGNSAWQYYVTNPPHCYRNYWALQAVFNKRMADNWSLMVSYVYAHATGLMDLDFDATWTGASYFDNPNYHINAEGNLSLSRRHQLKITGHFILPYGIHVSTYWRILSGRPYTRWLRVYGLNPLGSYDINVEPKGSRFSPTLNYGDIRVEKRFNLGKYGKVDVLANIFNVLNSNTATSLEGQTGSEFNVVRGILDPRIVQIAARFIF